From Salvelinus sp. IW2-2015 linkage group LG18, ASM291031v2, whole genome shotgun sequence, a single genomic window includes:
- the LOC111978207 gene encoding CDP-diacylglycerol--glycerol-3-phosphate 3-phosphatidyltransferase, mitochondrial, translating to MSSADFLVSSQFADKVGWIETAVMMAAPMSWRRLVYSVYTPVLTGIFTRISDRLFRTRDRRRGSSVLLLAPLLAEADPSPLPVFRSPGSTGVQGTDGLXARFRWMAEHVPAFRVPGTHIHILTSPDQFYHTMKARIKTAKRRVVMASLYLGTGPLEQELVDCMQEALERSQEGDNPDLQVSILLDYTRGSRGKTNSRSMLLPLLKQYSSQMRVSLYHTPDLRGLLRLLVPQRFNETIGVQHIKAYLFDDDLIISGANLSDSYFTNRQDRYVLLENCGEVADFFSDLVGAVGDVSLQLQTDNSVSMMYGMVHPYRGNRDEFSASARQHIMEVVNTAHARQHIAESERLVRESEGEEGGKEDTWVFPLVQMKPLGIQVDEQVTQRLLTDAGPGATVFLTSGYFNLTRAYMSLVLGLGADYRILTASPEVNGFFGAKGIAGEIPAAYIHIARQFYSKVCQLGQQERVHLHEYHRAQWTFHAKGLWYYLRGQVRPCLTLIGSPNFGYRSVHRDLEAQXAIVTENQVLQAQLQEEQELLYQRSTEVSSSTFQQPDRYVKLWVKLLTPLIKNFF from the exons ATGAGCAGTGCGGATTTCCTTGTTTCGTCTCAATTTGCTGATAAAGTTGGGTGGATTGAAACGGCTGTCATGATGGCGGCTCCCATGTCGTGGAGGAGGCTTGTGTACTCTGTGTACACACCGGTCCTCACCGGGATTTTCACCCGAATATCAGACCGATTGTTCCGCACAAGGGATCGGAGGAGAGG gtcaTCCGTGTTGCTCTTAGCCCCTCTCCTAGCGGAGGCAgacccctctccccttcctgtcTTCAGGTCCCCTGGCTCGACTGGAGTTCAGGGCACCGATGGCCTCCYTGCCCGCTTCCGCTGGATGGCAGAACACGTGCCCGCCTTCAGGGTGCCCggcacacacatccacatcctCACATCCCCTGACCAGTTCTACCACACCATGaag GCTCGTATAAAGACGGCTAAGAGGCGGGTGGTGATGGCCTCCCTGTATCTGGGTACAGGGCCGCTGGAACAGGAGTTGGTGGACTGTATGCAGGAAGCTCTGGAGCGTTCACAGGAGGGTGACAACCCCGACCTGCAGGTTTCCATTCTACTTGACTACACTCGTGGCTCACGAG GTAAGACTAACTCTAGAAGCATGTTGCTGCCGTTGCTGAAGCAGTACAGCAGTCAGATGCGTGTATCTCTGTACCATACCCCTGACCTGAGAGGGCTGCTCCGGCTCCTGGTCCCACAGCGCTTCAACGAGACCATCGGGGTACAGCACATCAAAGCTTACCTGTTTGATGACGACCTCATCATCAGCGG GGCCAACCTGAGTGACTCGTACTTCACCAACAGACAGGACCGCTACGTGCTCCTGGAGAACTGTGGGGAGGTGGCRGACTTCTTCTCTGATCTGGTGGGCGCCGTGGGTGACGTGTCGTTACAGCTACAGACCGACAACTCTGTGAGCATGATGTACGGCATGGTGCACCCCTACAGAG GCAACAGGGATGAATTTTCGGCYTCGGCTCGGCAACACATCATGGAGGTGGTCAACACGGCTCATGCACGGCAACACATCGCCGAATCAGAACGTTTAGTGcgggagagcgagggggaggaaggagggaaggaggatacTTGGGTTTTTCCTCTGGTTCAGATGAAACCTCTGGGAATACAGGTGGATGAGCAGGTCACACAG CGTTTGCTGACTGATGCAGGTCCCGGTGCGACGGTGTTTCTGACGTCGGGGTATTTCAACCTGACCAGGGCCTACATGTCYCTGGTTCTCGGGCTGGGCGCCGACTACCGGATCCTCACCGCCTCCCCGGAGGTCAACGGGTTTTTCGGCGCCAAGGGCATTGCCGGAGAGATCCCAGCCGCCTACATCCACATTGCCAGACAGTTCTACAGCAAAGTGTGTCAGCTGGGACAGCAGGAGAGGGTTCACCTCCACGAGTACCACAGAGCACAATGGACCTTCCACGCCAAGG ggTTGTGGTACTACCTACGGGGGCAAGTGCGGCCATGCCTGACACTGATTGGGTCTCCTAACTTTGGCTATCGCTCTGTGCACCGGGACCTGGAGGCCCAGKTCGCCATAGTAACAGAGAACCAGGTACTACAGGCCCAGCTGCAGGAG GAGCAGGAGCTGTTGTACCAGAGGTCTACCGAGGTGTCCAGCTCTACGTTCCAGCAGCCAGACCGTTACGTCAAACTGTGGGTCAAACTGCTTACTCCCCTCATCAAGAACTTCTTCTGA